Proteins encoded in a region of the Pseudomonas putida genome:
- a CDS encoding DUF3077 domain-containing protein has product MTTEDTQFTVGKTAFYQGENGTHPLFRIEPGIPCRDAREQSSELMGYVRELTITGLMDEKPMMIWAAHYLSAMAKALMDDAELGMKQ; this is encoded by the coding sequence ATGACAACAGAAGACACCCAGTTCACCGTCGGCAAGACCGCTTTTTACCAAGGCGAAAACGGCACGCATCCACTGTTCCGAATCGAGCCCGGCATCCCCTGCAGGGACGCCCGCGAGCAGTCGTCGGAATTGATGGGCTATGTACGCGAACTGACCATCACCGGCCTGATGGACGAGAAGCCGATGATGATCTGGGCTGCCCACTACCTGAGCGCCATGGCCAAGGCGCTGATGGATGATGCCGAGTTGGGCATGAAGCAGTGA
- a CDS encoding ATP-binding cassette domain-containing protein gives MHIYRGILAALSATLVLKVATVVPALILADIIDNLSTSASSSLVLLGAFICLVALQASLTPLQAWCLARLCQERVKQLSMRWCRGLLDKRFEAYGQLHGGTLVKVLDRGITAQERWLGFLIGSAWPVLVEAVVLITLFTYLGATSVLIGLVPLSLAYLWANDRLVRWRRPRIEAVNSREDELAEQWVDTFASASTVKLEKAEDAAMIPVNQTLSGYADSAVGVAYSGGWLQGLRTLFIGLGSGGLLLWGIQDQSQATPHLSLGELVALFTLVSGLLAGVAQLAEAWRVLDQFRLDKRKLEHWLGLPVFGPTVSIEAEPKNENAGLCITPCQLSARNALQLLIDEPLVIRAGERVALVGPSGCGKSTLLHALAGTVFQLRKHVYLHGRCLAALGACEQFRRLRLCPQDAYFIPGPLPRAVLFEHAHDRVQIERWLEHLGLSKDWYELDLDARAESISGGEARRLMLLRLLNRPGEFNFFDEPTAGLDAGSAARTWDLLFETFQGKGLICVTHDQSALSRFDRVITMSEGRIINQEKTKIAQDAGLPGART, from the coding sequence ATGCATATATACCGAGGCATACTCGCCGCCCTGAGCGCGACCTTAGTTCTCAAAGTCGCGACCGTCGTACCTGCCCTGATCCTGGCTGACATTATCGACAACCTGTCCACCTCGGCCTCGTCTTCTCTCGTTCTGCTCGGTGCCTTCATATGCCTTGTCGCCCTACAAGCCTCGTTGACCCCTTTGCAAGCCTGGTGCCTGGCGCGGCTCTGCCAGGAGCGCGTGAAGCAGCTTTCCATGCGCTGGTGCCGAGGGTTGCTGGACAAACGCTTCGAGGCCTATGGACAACTCCATGGCGGAACCTTGGTGAAGGTACTGGATAGAGGAATTACGGCCCAGGAGCGATGGCTAGGCTTTCTGATCGGCTCGGCATGGCCGGTACTGGTCGAAGCTGTGGTACTGATCACGCTGTTCACGTACCTCGGAGCTACCTCGGTATTGATCGGCCTGGTCCCCTTGAGCTTGGCGTATCTGTGGGCAAACGATCGGCTGGTGCGCTGGCGCCGGCCCCGTATCGAGGCAGTCAACTCGCGGGAGGACGAACTGGCGGAACAATGGGTTGATACCTTCGCCAGCGCCTCAACGGTCAAGCTGGAGAAGGCCGAGGATGCCGCAATGATTCCCGTGAACCAGACACTGTCGGGCTATGCCGACTCAGCGGTAGGGGTTGCCTACAGTGGCGGATGGCTTCAGGGCTTGCGTACTCTATTCATTGGCCTGGGCAGTGGTGGTTTGCTCTTGTGGGGTATCCAAGATCAATCACAGGCAACACCGCATCTGAGCCTGGGCGAGCTTGTTGCCCTCTTTACCCTGGTGAGTGGATTGCTCGCCGGCGTTGCACAACTGGCGGAAGCCTGGCGGGTGCTCGACCAATTCAGACTCGACAAACGCAAGCTCGAACACTGGCTCGGGCTTCCTGTGTTCGGACCGACAGTCTCCATAGAGGCAGAACCCAAAAATGAAAACGCAGGGCTTTGCATTACCCCCTGCCAACTCAGCGCTCGAAACGCGCTGCAACTGCTGATCGATGAGCCCTTGGTAATTCGTGCAGGAGAACGGGTCGCACTGGTTGGGCCCAGCGGGTGCGGCAAGTCGACACTTCTGCATGCGCTGGCAGGAACGGTATTCCAGTTGCGCAAGCATGTTTACTTGCACGGCAGATGCCTGGCTGCGCTCGGCGCGTGTGAGCAGTTCCGTCGTTTACGACTCTGCCCTCAGGATGCGTACTTCATACCCGGTCCACTGCCTCGCGCAGTCCTGTTCGAGCATGCTCATGATCGCGTTCAAATCGAACGGTGGCTTGAACACCTGGGGCTGAGCAAAGACTGGTACGAGCTTGATCTGGATGCACGCGCGGAATCCATTTCGGGTGGCGAAGCACGCAGGCTGATGTTGCTTCGCTTGCTTAACCGGCCCGGCGAATTCAATTTTTTTGACGAGCCCACAGCTGGGCTTGATGCCGGATCGGCTGCGCGAACCTGGGATCTGCTGTTCGAAACATTCCAAGGGAAAGGGCTGATCTGCGTAACGCACGATCAGAGTGCCCTGTCACGCTTTGATCGGGTGATCACCATGAGCGAGGGACGGATCATCAACCAAGAGAAAACGAAGATCGCTCAGGACGCTGGGCTACCGGGCGCTCGCACATAA